In Cydia fagiglandana chromosome 3, ilCydFagi1.1, whole genome shotgun sequence, the following are encoded in one genomic region:
- the LOC134680575 gene encoding uncharacterized protein LOC134680575 gives MPSTVTLEQLQCGPKLTLKFMVSCSSSDIDRKASDAVTEPINVNNLALVRFKFHYALKDFYHLISTISTKKKETVKYSTVTINVTCDTVEKECICSDDWTEIELISKVRDSSQNVVILVITSLQVNITTQETACPLLQSLKLYEDDEFTDFQLHVADGTVAVHKSVLSIHSDVFKTMLRGKEWKETKQNTIELAGVTLQTLQHLKSYMYLSTLPDEGLEDLLLLAALYMMDHLKAHCIQKLVENVTPEKMDRLIEFACQNNMPDLVRALINHSSMKIE, from the coding sequence AACTCTGGAGCAACTCCAGTGTGGCCCAAAACTGACCCTGAAATTTATGGTTTCCTGCAGTAGCAGTGATATCGACAGGAAGGCGAGTGATGCAGTGACTGAGCCTATTAATGTAAACAACCTGGCTTTAGTCCGATTCAAATTTCACTATGCCctaaaagatttttaccatctTATTTCTACTATATCAACTAAAAAAAAGGAGACTGTTAAATATTCAACAGTTACAATTAATGTAACTTGTGATACAGTTGAAAAAGAGTGCATTTGCTCAGATGATTGGACAGAAATTGAGTTAATTTCCAAAGTACGTGATTCTTCCCAAAATgttgtaatacttgtaataactAGTTTACAAGTAAATATTACCACACAAGAAACCGCATGTCCCCTCCTACAGTCACTCAAACTTTATGAAGATGACGAGTTTACCGACTTTCAACTGCATGTAGCTGATGGTACTGTTGCAGTGCACAAAAGTGTATTGTCCATCCACAGTGATGTGTTCAAGACAATGCTGAGAGGAAAGGAGTGGaaggaaacaaaacaaaacactaTTGAATTAGCTGGAGTTACCTTGCAGACTCTTCAGCATCTTAAGTCCTACATGTACTTGAGTACTTTACCTGATGAAGGACTAGAAGACCTCCTGCTTTTAGCTGCACTCTATATGATGGACCACTTGAAGGCTCATTGTATTCAAAAGCTTGTTGAAAATGTGACACCAGAAAAAATGGATCGCCTCATTGAATTCGCTTGTCAGAACAATATGCCAGATCTAGTTCGAGCCCTCATAAACCACTCTTCAATGAAAATAGAATAA
- the LOC134680331 gene encoding uncharacterized protein LOC134680331 translates to MLLCSKHKLTVLLFNYEHKRLLHAGPQLLLSTLRECWWPLGARNLARKIVRECVTCIRMKDPTDLSPLTPAHFLIGRPLTCPASEDLTDVQPSRLSRYARIEALRQHFWRRWSTEYVTELQRRTKWKTQKDDIALNSLVLIKDDNQPPLKWRLGRVTRLYPGSDGVNRVADILTATGTIRRSFSKICPLLPEPADLDG, encoded by the exons ATGTTATTGTGCAGCAAACATAAGTTAACGGTGTTGTTATTCAATTACGAACACAAGCGGCTGCTCCACGCCGGACCGCAGCTACTCTTATCTACTTTGCGTGAATGTTGGTGGCCTTTAGGTGCGCGAAATTTGGCAAGGAAGATAGTTCGAGAATGCGTTACCTGTATTCGAATGAAAG ATCCTACTGATTTATCCCCGCTCACGCCTGCCCATTTCCTAATTGGTCGGCCGTTGACCTGCCCTGCTAGCGAGGACCTGACGGATGTGCAGCCTTCCCGCCTGTCTCGCTACGCCAGGATCGAAGCCCTACGTCAACACTTCTGGCGTCGTTGGTCCACTGAATACGTTACGGAGCTCCAGCGGCGAACCAAGTGGAAGACTCAGAAGGACGACATAGCGTTAAACAGTCTCGTTCTAATCAAAGACGATAACCAGCCTCCTCTCAAATGGCGGTTAGGCCGAGTCACGCGTCTATACCCTGGGAGCGATGGCGTGAACCGTGTCGCCGACATCCTCACGGCGACAGGAACAATACGACGCAGCTTTTCAAAGATCTGCCCGCTACTACCAGAGCCGGCAGACCTAGACGGATGA